The Solanum pennellii chromosome 11, SPENNV200 genome contains a region encoding:
- the LOC107004288 gene encoding auxin-responsive protein SAUR68-like — protein sequence MTMISTKKLIKMARKWQKFAAMQRKRISFPRNVSDAHSCSTASSSTVEKGHFVVYTVDQARFVIPLVYLENEIIRQLLNMSEEEFGLPSGGPITLPCDSAFMDYIILLIKKGITAGDLHKALLLSIPSSCCSTSSLHQESGIQQLLVC from the coding sequence atgacaatGATTAGTACCAAGAAACTCATCAAAATGGCTAGGAAATGGCAGAAATTTGCAGCCATGCAGAGGAAGAGGATTTCGTTTCCAAGAAATGTTAGCGATGCACACAGTTGCAGTACGGCTTCATCTTCTACAGTTGAAAAAGGCCATTTTGTAGTATATACAGTCGATCAAGCACGATTTGTCATTCCATTGgtttaccttgaaaatgagaTCATTAGGCAACTCTTGAACATGTCTGAAGAAGAATTTGGGCTGCCGAGTGGTGGTCCTATTACATTACCCTGTGATTCAGCCTTCATGGACTACATCATTTTGCTAATCAAGAAAGGCATAACTGCTGGAGATCTTCACAAAGCTTTGCTCCTGTCAATTCCATCTTCTTGCTGTTCGACTTCTTCTTTGCACCAAGAAAGTGGAATCCAACAGCTTCTTGTTTGTTGA
- the LOC107004300 gene encoding auxin-responsive protein SAUR21-like: MCYCLSSPVATKFSFTFYLNIKLTTNFVYIHRKFFYAKHKSHLLCITQNTSFLFFFTHHLTLQKYLAMGIKMSPLIQGTRILRRFSNSGGVPKGHCAVYVGESQKKRFVVPISYLSEPLFQDLLTQAEEQFGFNHPMGGLTIPCKEDVFVDLTSRLRS, from the coding sequence ATGTGCTATTGTCTCTCATCACCAGTGGCCACCAAATTCTCtttcacattttatttgaatatcaAACTTACCactaattttgtatatatacatagaaaGTTTTTCTATGCAAAGCACAAGTCTCACTTGCTGTGTATTACTCAAAATActtcattccttttctttttcactcATCATTTGACGTTACAAAAGTATCTCGCAATGGGTATCAAAATGAGTCCTCTTATTCAAGGTACTAGAATATTGAGGAGGTTTTCAAATTCCGGAGGTGTTCCCAAAGGACATTGTGCTGTATATGTAGGAGAGAGCcagaagaagagatttgttGTACCAATATCTTACTTGAGCGAGCCTTTATTTCAAGACTTATTAACTCAAGCTGAAGAGCAGTTTGGCTTCAATCATCCAATGGGCGGTCTCACAATACCTTGCAAAGAAGACGTGTTTGTTGATCTCACATCCCGTTTGAGATCATGA